In one bacterium genomic region, the following are encoded:
- a CDS encoding ABC transporter substrate-binding protein, giving the protein MYARKFTVTVVMLALIIIVAVGCSKKEEKKAEALKPPIKIGAIFSVTGSAAKLGGPEKNTALMIQEQINAAGGVNGRQIELIIEDDQGVEENTVNALQKLIHSDNVVAIIGPTRSGNGIAAATICEEARVPLVSCAAAWVQLFTEKDVTKPMYKYVFKTPQNDSDCAVRIFEDCKAKGFTKVAIITGTTGFGDAGRTELKKRAPEYGITIVADETYPPDASDLTPSLTKIKAKKPQALINWSIVPAQGLIAGQAKQLKMTMQIYQSHGFGNKGYITEAAEGILFPAGRLLVTKDVDPSNVQYNVLTKFKSDYETKYGEEVSTFAGHAYDALWMIVNAIKAKDDTRDGIRDGLEATTNFIGTAGVFNMSPTDHCGLNADAFTMVVVKGGEFRLADAVK; this is encoded by the coding sequence ATGTATGCACGGAAATTCACGGTGACGGTAGTAATGCTCGCTCTCATTATTATCGTGGCCGTCGGCTGCTCAAAAAAGGAAGAGAAGAAGGCCGAAGCGCTGAAGCCTCCGATAAAAATCGGGGCAATTTTTTCAGTAACCGGCAGCGCTGCCAAACTTGGCGGACCTGAAAAGAACACAGCACTCATGATTCAGGAACAGATCAATGCCGCCGGTGGTGTAAACGGCCGTCAAATCGAACTGATTATCGAGGATGATCAGGGAGTTGAAGAAAACACGGTCAACGCGCTCCAGAAACTGATACACAGCGATAACGTTGTAGCAATTATCGGCCCCACGAGATCGGGAAACGGAATAGCGGCTGCGACGATCTGCGAAGAGGCGCGTGTACCTCTCGTTTCCTGTGCTGCGGCATGGGTTCAGCTTTTCACCGAAAAAGATGTAACAAAACCCATGTATAAATATGTATTTAAGACACCGCAAAATGACTCGGATTGCGCGGTACGTATCTTTGAGGACTGTAAGGCAAAAGGATTCACAAAAGTTGCTATTATTACCGGAACAACCGGATTCGGTGATGCCGGGCGCACCGAGCTGAAAAAGCGCGCTCCCGAATATGGTATTACCATTGTTGCCGATGAAACCTATCCTCCGGATGCCTCCGATCTTACGCCAAGCCTTACCAAAATCAAGGCAAAGAAACCTCAGGCGCTTATAAACTGGTCGATTGTTCCTGCACAGGGTCTTATCGCAGGCCAGGCCAAACAGCTCAAAATGACCATGCAGATTTACCAGAGCCACGGTTTCGGAAATAAAGGTTATATAACCGAAGCGGCCGAAGGAATCCTCTTCCCGGCGGGACGTCTCCTCGTCACAAAAGATGTAGACCCGTCCAACGTCCAATACAATGTCCTTACAAAATTCAAGAGCGATTACGAGACTAAATATGGCGAGGAAGTATCAACCTTTGCCGGTCATGCATATGATGCTCTCTGGATGATCGTAAACGCCATCAAGGCCAAGGACGACACCCGTGACGGCATCCGTGACGGTCTCGAAGCGACCACGAATTTCATTGGTACCGCCGGGGTATTCAATATGAGTCCTACCGATCATTGCGGTCTCAATGCGGATGCGTTTACAATGGTTGTTGTTAAAGGCGGCGAATTCAGACTTGCTGACGCTGTAAAGTAA